A genomic stretch from Halichoerus grypus chromosome 5, mHalGry1.hap1.1, whole genome shotgun sequence includes:
- the PENK gene encoding proenkephalin-A, translating to MSPTNLRHPIAVNPMARFLRLCTWLLALGPGLLATVRAECSQDCATCSYRLARPTDINPLACTLECEGKLPSLKTWETCKELLQLSQLELPQDGATALRESSKPEESHVLAKKYGGFMKRYGGFMKKMDELYPQEPEEEANGGEILTKRYGGFMKKDAEEEDVLANSSDLLKELLGTGENRESAPHPEDGEDEEVSKRYGGFMRALKRSPQLEEEAKELQKRYGGFMRRVGRPEWWMDYQKRYGGFLKRFADSLPSDEEGESYSKEVPEMEKRYGGFMRF from the exons ATGTCTCCGACCAACCTGCGCCATCCGATCGCCGTCAAC CCCATGGCGCGGTTCCTGAGACTCTGCACTTGGCTGCTGGCGCTCGGCCCGGGGCTCCTGGCGACCGTGAGGGCGGAATGCAGCCAGGACTGCGCGACGTGCAGCTACCGCCTGGCGCGCCCGACCGACATCAACCCCCTG GCTTGCACACTCGAATGTGAAGGGAAGCTTCCCTCTCTCAAAACCTGGGAAACCTGCAAGGAGCTCCTGCAGCTGTCTCAGCTGGAGCTTCCCCAAGATGGTGCCACTGCCCTCAGAGAGAGCAGCAAGCCCGAGGAGAGCCACGTGCTGGCCAAAAAGTATGGGGGCTTCATGAAAAGGTATGGAGGCTTCATGAAGAAAATGGATGAGCTTTATCCTCAGGAGCCGGAAGAAGAGGCCAATGGAGGGGAAATCCTCACCAAGAGATATGGGGGCTTCATGAAGAAGGACGCAGAGGAGGAGGACGTCCTGGCCAACTCCTCAGACCTGCTCAAAGAGCTGCTGGGAACTGGGGAGAACCGAGAAAGTGCACCCCACCCAGAGGATGGTGAGGATGAAGAGGTGAGCAAGAGATACGGGGGCTTCATGAGAGCTTTAAAGAGAAGCCCCCAGCTGGAAGAAGAAGCCAAAGAGCTGCAGAAGAGGTATGGGGGCTTCATGAGAAGAGTCGGTCGCCCCGAGTGGTGGATGGACTACCAGAAAAGGTACGGGGGCTTCCTCAAGCGCTTTGCCGACTCTCTGCCCTCCGACGAAGAAGGCGAAAGCTACTCCAAAGAAGTTCCTGAGATGGAGAAAAGATATGGAGGATTTATGAGATTTTAA